The genomic region ACCTGTACGAGGCGGTCGAGTCCAGCCTGCGCCGGCTGCAGACCGACTACATCGACCTCTACCACCTGCACGGCTTCGACCCGCGGACCTCGCTGGACGAGACGCTGCGGGTGCTGGACGACCTGGTGCACTCCGGCAAGGTCCGCTACCTCGGCGTCTCCAACTTCGCCGCCTGGCAGCTGATGAAGGGGCTCTCGGTCTCCGAGCGCCGCAACCTCAACCGCTTCGTGGTCTACCAGGGTTACTACAACCTGGCGGCCCGTGACCTGGAGTGGGAGCTGATCCCGCTGGCGGTGGACCAGAAGGTCAGCATCACCGCCTGGAGCCCGCTGGCCGGCGGCTTCCTGACCGGCAAGTACCAGCGCGGCGAGGGCCGTCCGGTCGGCAGCCGACTGTCCGAGGCGACTCCGGCCGAGTCCGCGCCGCTGACCAACGAGGACCAGGCCTACGACATCGTCGACGAGATGAAGCGGATCGCCGACGCGCGCGGCGCCACGGTCGCCCAGGTGGCGATCAACTGGGTGCTGGCCAAGCCGGCCATCGCCTCGGCCGTGATCGGCGCGACCAAGATCCACCAGCTCGAGGACAACCTCAAGGCGATGGAGTGGACGCTGACCGAGGAGGAGGTGGCCGCGCTGGACAAGGTGAGCCAGGCCCCGACCCCGTACCCGTACTGGCACATCGCCACCGTCGGCGCCGACCGCAAGCTGCCGGGCGACGTCTACCCCGCCTGACTCCACGTCTGACGCACCGTCCCCAGGCACGGGCCCGGGAGTCCGGTATTCCCCTCCGGACTCCCGGGCCCGTCTGTCCAGTTGGTCATATCTATAAGACATCGACTGCCCATACGGTTTCGTATGCTACGGTGAGATCGAAGTTCCCGGCGGGTGATCGACGGATGATCAGATTCCGTTGTACGCCTGCTGCGTAGGCGCTCCTGGTCCGAGCGCCCCGCAAGATCCCCCGCACTTGACACCTCATTCCTGGCACGTTCTTCGGCCCGCCGCCAGTCGGGCCGACCACCACGAAAGGACTACGTCATGTGCACCCGTGAGCTGATGGAACTCGTGTACGGCGAGGACGGTGCGGCCTTCGCCCCGTGCGGGCACGACCACTCGGCGGCGACCGCGGTCGCGACCGAGGAGTCGGACACCAAGCCCGGTGTCGGTCGTCGTCGGATGCTGACCCTGGCCGGCGCGCTCGGCGCGACGATCGCCGGTGTCGGCGCGATCAGCGCGACCCCGGCGTTCGCCGACACCGAGGCGGGCAAGAGATCCCAGCCCGACTCGGTGGCGGACGCGCTGCGCCGGAGTCGGGGCTCCATCCAGGACCTCACCTACCGCTGGGACGTGGACTTCCCGGTCCTCAAGCCCTACGTGCTGACCCCGGAGATCGACCACTACGCCACGGTCGGCAACCAGGGCTTCAACGCCAACAAGATCACCATCGACGAGCACACCGGCACCCACATGGACGGCCCGTCCCACCTGGTCGACGGCGCCGGCGTCTACACCGACCAGATCACCGTCGACAAGCTGGTGACCACCCTGGTGGTCATCGACATCTCGGCCCGGGCCGCGACCAACGCCGACACCACCCTCCAGGTGGACGACGTGCGTGAGTACGAGCGCCGCTACGGCCGGATCCCCACCGGTTCGTTCGTGGCCCTCAACACCGGCTGGGGCAGCCGGATCTTCACCCGCCCCGACCTCTACACCAACCGGGACACCGCGGGTAACCCGCACTTCCCGGGTCTGGGCGGTGAGGCCCTGCAGTGGCTGATCACCAACCGCGGCATCTTCGGTGCCGGAACCGACACCCCGAGCCTCGACGCGGGTGTCAACCTGCCCGCCCCCGAGGCGCACCGGGCCCTGCTGGGCGCCATGCGGTACGGGGTGGAGAACATCGCGAACATCAGCACCGTCCCGCAGGCGGGGTCGGTCGTCAGCGTCGGCGTGATGAAGCACGCCTGGGGCTACGGCGGCCCGGTGCGGATGCTCGCGATCAGCTAGCACCAAACCGATCCGGCGCCGGCCCGGCCTTCCGGGCCGGCGCCACACGACAGAGAATCCTGGAGACAGAGATGACCCTCCCTAAGCGCCAGTTGGGAAAGACCGGCTTTGACATCACGACCGTCGGGTTCGGTGCCTGGGCCATCGGCGGTGGCGGCTGGCGGTACGCCTGGGGTGACCAGGACGACCGCGAGTCGATCGCGGCCATCCGCCACGCCGTCGAGCTCGGGATCAACTGGGTCGACACCGCGGCCGTCTACGGTCTCGGGCACTCCGAGCACGTCATCGGGGAGGCGCTGAAGGGCCTGTCCGACGCCGACCGGCCGTACGTGTTCACCAAGGCCGGCCTGGTCTGGGACCAGAGCCAGCCGGACGCGTCGCCGCACCGGATCATGCGTCCGGAGAGCGTCCGGCGGGAGGTCGAGGACTCGCTGCGTCGGCTCGGCGTCGAGGCCATCGACCTCTACCAGGTGCACTACCCCGACACCGGCGAGTCGCTGGACTGGGACGCGGAGTCCAAGGGCGCCGGCCCGAGCAAGAACGCCACTCCGCTCGAGGAGTACTGGCAGACCATGGCCGACCTCAAGGCCGAGGGCAAGGTGCGGGCCATCGGCCTGTCCAACCACGACCTCGACCTGCTGAAGCGGGCCTCGGCGGTGGCGCACATCGACACCCTGCAGCCGCCGTTCTCCGCGATCAACCGCGGCGACGCCGAGTCGGTGGCCTGGGCCCTGGAGCAGGGCACCGGAGTGATCGCCTACTCCCCGATGCAGTCCGGCCTGCTCACCGGCGCCTTCACCAAGGAGCGGGTGGCCAACCTGCCGGCCAACGACTGGCGGACCGGCAACCCGGACTTCACGGTGAACCTGGACAGCAACCTGGCGCTGGTCGACGGCCTGCGTCCGATCGCGGCGCGGCGCGGCGTGTCCGTCGCCGAGCTGGCGATCGCCTGGGTGCTGGCCTGGCCCGGGATCACCGGTGCCATCGTCGGTGCCCGTCGCCCCGAGCAGATCGACGGCTCGATCGGCGGCGGCTCGCTGGAGCTGACCGAGATCGACCGCGAGGAGATCGCGGCGGTCATCGAGCGCACCGGCG from Kitasatospora azatica KCTC 9699 harbors:
- a CDS encoding aldo/keto reductase, which produces MTLPKRQLGKTGFDITTVGFGAWAIGGGGWRYAWGDQDDRESIAAIRHAVELGINWVDTAAVYGLGHSEHVIGEALKGLSDADRPYVFTKAGLVWDQSQPDASPHRIMRPESVRREVEDSLRRLGVEAIDLYQVHYPDTGESLDWDAESKGAGPSKNATPLEEYWQTMADLKAEGKVRAIGLSNHDLDLLKRASAVAHIDTLQPPFSAINRGDAESVAWALEQGTGVIAYSPMQSGLLTGAFTKERVANLPANDWRTGNPDFTVNLDSNLALVDGLRPIAARRGVSVAELAIAWVLAWPGITGAIVGARRPEQIDGSIGGGSLELTEIDREEIAAVIERTGAGNGPIRP
- a CDS encoding aldo/keto reductase, yielding MRYRYLGDTGLAVSELCFGAMTFGGGASFLGAADRNWSEFGTVDDQNVNRLMNLALDSGINFFDTADVYKNGTGEEFFGQTLKKVRDKVIIGTKGRWRVTGTGPNDFGSTRHHLYEAVESSLRRLQTDYIDLYHLHGFDPRTSLDETLRVLDDLVHSGKVRYLGVSNFAAWQLMKGLSVSERRNLNRFVVYQGYYNLAARDLEWELIPLAVDQKVSITAWSPLAGGFLTGKYQRGEGRPVGSRLSEATPAESAPLTNEDQAYDIVDEMKRIADARGATVAQVAINWVLAKPAIASAVIGATKIHQLEDNLKAMEWTLTEEEVAALDKVSQAPTPYPYWHIATVGADRKLPGDVYPA
- a CDS encoding cyclase family protein; the encoded protein is MCTRELMELVYGEDGAAFAPCGHDHSAATAVATEESDTKPGVGRRRMLTLAGALGATIAGVGAISATPAFADTEAGKRSQPDSVADALRRSRGSIQDLTYRWDVDFPVLKPYVLTPEIDHYATVGNQGFNANKITIDEHTGTHMDGPSHLVDGAGVYTDQITVDKLVTTLVVIDISARAATNADTTLQVDDVREYERRYGRIPTGSFVALNTGWGSRIFTRPDLYTNRDTAGNPHFPGLGGEALQWLITNRGIFGAGTDTPSLDAGVNLPAPEAHRALLGAMRYGVENIANISTVPQAGSVVSVGVMKHAWGYGGPVRMLAIS